A genomic window from Gammaproteobacteria bacterium includes:
- a CDS encoding FAD-binding oxidoreductase: MNHLDIAVIGGGLLGSAFAYGLSTDGGRVGLIDEGDHAIRTARGNFGLVWVQGKGLGMPDYARWSLRSAYAWTPFSEELQAQTGTLVEYHRPGGFYVSIDDTEFADNVARLKQLRDEAGDEGYDYEVVERAALCEQLPGIGPDVPGATYCPHDGHANPLKLLRALQEAFRLNGGTYTPSSRVTTIRPVNGGGFEILCEGGREFGCEKLVIAAGHGSAELGKSLGMEIPIFPVQGQVVVTERAQMTMTYPTNYVRQTDDGNYLLGPSARDVGFNDETETTTLRDITRRCTTAFPHLRRLRIQRTWAALRIMTPDGFPVYLQSEAYPEAFSFSCHSGVTLAAVHATDVSRWVLDGHIPSQYRCFHPERFDVPA, translated from the coding sequence TTGAATCATCTTGATATTGCCGTGATCGGTGGTGGCCTGTTGGGTTCGGCATTTGCCTATGGCTTGAGCACAGATGGAGGTCGAGTCGGGCTGATCGATGAAGGTGACCATGCCATTCGCACCGCACGCGGCAACTTCGGTCTGGTCTGGGTGCAGGGTAAGGGTCTGGGCATGCCGGACTATGCCCGCTGGAGTCTGCGCTCTGCCTATGCCTGGACACCGTTCAGCGAGGAGCTGCAAGCTCAAACGGGTACGTTGGTCGAATATCACCGTCCCGGCGGCTTTTACGTTTCGATTGACGACACCGAGTTTGCCGACAATGTGGCGCGGTTAAAACAGTTGCGGGACGAGGCTGGAGATGAAGGTTACGACTATGAAGTTGTCGAACGGGCAGCTCTGTGTGAACAGCTCCCGGGAATCGGTCCGGATGTTCCAGGAGCGACCTACTGCCCGCATGACGGTCATGCCAATCCACTGAAGCTGTTGCGCGCGCTGCAGGAAGCGTTTCGGTTAAATGGCGGCACTTACACACCAAGCTCAAGGGTCACTACGATCCGGCCGGTGAACGGTGGTGGGTTTGAGATCTTGTGTGAGGGGGGTCGCGAGTTCGGCTGTGAAAAACTGGTGATTGCGGCGGGTCACGGTTCAGCCGAGCTCGGCAAGAGTCTGGGTATGGAGATTCCCATCTTTCCAGTGCAGGGTCAGGTCGTGGTGACCGAGCGCGCGCAAATGACCATGACCTATCCGACCAATTACGTTCGCCAGACTGACGATGGGAATTATCTGCTGGGCCCATCGGCGAGAGACGTCGGCTTCAATGATGAAACCGAAACCACCACGCTTCGCGACATCACCCGCCGCTGCACCACGGCATTTCCACACCTTAGGCGATTGCGTATACAGCGCACCTGGGCAGCGCTGCGGATCATGACGCCGGATGGCTTTCCGGTGTACCTGCAGTCTGAGGCCTACCCAGAGGCATTTTCTTTCTCGTGCCACAGCGGTGTGACGCTGGCGGCGGTGCACGCCACGGACGTGTCGCGCTGGGTGCTCGATGGCCACATTCCAT